One Vallitalea pronyensis genomic region harbors:
- the rpiA gene encoding ribose-5-phosphate isomerase RpiA gives MSEKQLAGEKAVEFIQDGMIVGLGTGSTADFATRKIGERIHNGLNIKAVATSTATAQLATALNIPIVDLNEVDKIDVTIDGADEVDVTYTGIKGGGGALFFEKMVASISQKNIWVVDASKYVEQIGKFPLPVEVSPFVYAHIYNQFQDKGMKPQMRKQQKKYYLTDSGNYIIDLHLNTIKESKEMASWLNAIPGVITHGLFINTVDLLVIGNGSTTRIMENQRHK, from the coding sequence ATGTCTGAAAAACAATTAGCCGGCGAAAAAGCAGTTGAATTTATACAAGACGGTATGATCGTTGGGTTAGGAACAGGTTCTACGGCTGACTTCGCAACAAGAAAAATAGGTGAAAGGATTCACAATGGTTTAAACATAAAAGCTGTTGCAACGTCAACTGCTACAGCTCAATTGGCAACAGCATTAAATATACCTATTGTAGACTTAAATGAAGTGGACAAAATTGATGTGACAATAGATGGCGCTGATGAGGTTGATGTCACTTATACAGGCATTAAAGGTGGGGGAGGTGCATTGTTTTTTGAAAAAATGGTGGCTTCCATTTCTCAAAAAAATATCTGGGTGGTGGACGCTTCAAAATATGTTGAGCAGATTGGTAAATTTCCTCTACCAGTTGAAGTTTCGCCATTTGTCTACGCACATATCTATAATCAATTTCAAGACAAAGGCATGAAGCCTCAAATGAGGAAACAACAAAAAAAGTACTACCTTACAGATAGTGGTAACTATATTATCGATTTACATCTTAACACAATTAAGGAATCTAAGGAAATGGCATCATGGCTTAATGCTATTCCTGGTGTTATTACACATGGTTTATTTATCAATACCGTTGATTTGTTAGTTATAGGAAATGGTTCTACAACTCGGATAATGGAAAATCAACGACACAAGTGA